The following proteins are encoded in a genomic region of Prochlorothrix hollandica PCC 9006 = CALU 1027:
- the ybaK gene encoding Cys-tRNA(Pro) deacylase, protein MKKAKTNAARILDRLKLPYDLLEYEVDPDDLVAGSTAAKLGLPPAQVFKTLVVRGDRQGICFAVVPGDSHLNLKALAQLTGDRKVEPVTLKEVQPLTGYIRGGVTALGSKKDYPVYGDQSLGGFDRVAVSAGKRGLMLWLAPADYVQATGAILGAIALSGFPRS, encoded by the coding sequence ATGAAAAAAGCCAAAACCAACGCAGCTCGTATTCTCGATCGCCTTAAACTCCCCTATGATCTGCTGGAGTATGAGGTGGATCCCGATGACTTAGTGGCGGGCAGTACGGCGGCCAAGTTGGGCTTACCGCCGGCCCAGGTGTTTAAGACCTTGGTGGTGCGGGGCGATCGCCAGGGCATCTGTTTTGCGGTGGTGCCGGGGGATAGCCATCTGAACCTGAAAGCCCTGGCCCAGTTGACCGGCGATCGCAAGGTGGAACCGGTGACCCTCAAGGAGGTGCAACCCCTCACGGGCTATATTCGGGGCGGGGTGACGGCCTTGGGCAGCAAGAAGGACTATCCCGTGTATGGGGATCAATCCTTGGGGGGCTTCGATCGGGTGGCGGTGTCGGCAGGCAAGCGGGGCTTGATGTTGTGGCTAGCGCCGGCGGATTATGTCCAAGCGACGGGGGCAATTTTGGGGGCGATCGCCTTGAGCGGCTTCCCCCGTTCGTAA
- the nblS gene encoding two-component system sensor histidine kinase NblS produces MLTLLSQWKELTSRWWSEFTLQTKLMAAATLVVSLIMSGLTFWAVNSIQQDARFNDTRFGSDLGLLLAANVAPLVAEENLSEVAYFSQRFYDSTSSISYMLYADIEGNIFLGIPFSNLEVQNSLTIQRRVELPDDYRRTSDASPVVRQHLTPQGEVTDVFVPLIHEQTYLGVLAIGINPNATVAASSHLTRDVTIAVFISIWVMVILGAVFNALTITKPIKELLLGVKSIASGNFKQRIDLPLGGELGGLIASFNEMAERLERYEEQNIEELTAEKAKLETLVATIADGAILLDTDMRIVLANSTARRIFNWDNRDLAGVGVLDYLPLDVCNELRSPLYELVEDGPVQRSLQEGNEFRVAISGPTTRTVRMMLTTVLDQQKDHIRGVAITVQDITREVELNEAKSQFISNVSHELRTPLFNIKSFIETLHDFGDELNEEERREFLATANNETDRLTRLVNDVLDLSRLESDRTYHFTPVELTQAVDQTLRSHQLNAKDKGIELCQDLDPDLLPVRGNYDLLLQVFANLVGNALKFTPAGGRIMIRAYPLGVAASPGAPQYVRIEISDTGIGIEVEDQQAIFDRFFRVENRVHTLEGTGLGLAIVRNIVDKHHSKMHLVSEVGVGTTFWMDLEQYPSDETPICGSPSGRISVV; encoded by the coding sequence ATGCTGACCCTACTGTCCCAGTGGAAAGAACTCACCAGCCGTTGGTGGTCTGAATTTACCCTCCAAACCAAACTGATGGCCGCTGCCACCCTGGTGGTCTCCTTGATCATGAGCGGCTTAACCTTTTGGGCGGTTAACAGCATCCAGCAAGATGCCCGCTTCAACGATACCCGTTTTGGCAGCGACTTGGGACTGCTATTGGCGGCCAATGTGGCCCCCTTGGTGGCGGAGGAAAATCTATCGGAAGTGGCCTACTTTTCCCAACGCTTCTACGACAGCACCTCCAGCATTAGCTACATGCTCTATGCCGACATTGAGGGCAATATTTTCCTGGGCATTCCCTTCTCCAATCTGGAGGTGCAAAACTCCCTCACCATCCAACGGCGGGTGGAACTGCCCGATGACTATCGCCGGACGAGCGATGCTAGCCCCGTGGTGCGTCAACATCTCACCCCCCAGGGGGAGGTCACCGATGTCTTTGTGCCCCTGATCCATGAGCAGACCTATTTGGGGGTCTTGGCCATTGGCATCAACCCCAATGCCACGGTGGCCGCGTCGTCCCATCTGACCCGTGATGTGACGATCGCCGTCTTTATCTCCATTTGGGTCATGGTCATCCTGGGGGCTGTGTTCAATGCCCTCACCATTACCAAGCCCATCAAAGAATTACTGCTGGGGGTCAAAAGCATTGCCTCCGGGAACTTTAAGCAACGCATTGATCTGCCCCTGGGGGGAGAACTGGGGGGCTTAATTGCCAGCTTCAATGAAATGGCAGAGCGGCTAGAGCGCTATGAAGAACAAAACATTGAAGAATTAACCGCCGAAAAAGCCAAGCTGGAAACCCTGGTGGCGACGATCGCCGATGGGGCCATTCTCCTAGACACCGACATGCGCATTGTCTTGGCCAACTCCACCGCCCGCCGCATTTTCAACTGGGACAATCGGGATCTGGCGGGGGTGGGAGTGCTGGACTACCTGCCCTTGGACGTGTGTAACGAACTGCGCAGCCCCCTCTATGAACTGGTGGAAGATGGGCCAGTGCAGCGCAGCTTGCAAGAAGGCAATGAGTTCCGGGTGGCCATCAGCGGACCCACCACCCGCACCGTGCGCATGATGCTGACGACGGTGTTGGATCAACAGAAAGACCATATTCGGGGGGTGGCCATCACGGTGCAGGACATTACCCGCGAAGTGGAACTAAATGAAGCCAAAAGCCAGTTCATTAGCAATGTCTCCCATGAACTGCGCACCCCCTTGTTTAATATCAAGTCTTTTATTGAAACCCTCCATGATTTTGGCGATGAACTCAATGAAGAAGAACGGCGGGAGTTTTTGGCCACGGCGAATAATGAAACCGATCGCCTGACCCGCCTGGTCAATGATGTTTTAGATTTATCGCGGCTGGAGTCCGATCGCACCTACCACTTCACCCCCGTGGAACTGACCCAAGCCGTGGATCAAACCCTCCGCAGCCACCAACTCAACGCCAAGGATAAGGGCATTGAACTATGTCAGGATTTGGATCCCGATCTGCTGCCGGTGCGGGGCAACTATGACCTGCTGCTTCAGGTGTTCGCCAATTTGGTGGGCAATGCCCTCAAGTTCACCCCCGCCGGGGGCCGCATTATGATTCGGGCCTATCCCCTGGGGGTAGCTGCTAGCCCTGGGGCACCCCAATATGTGCGCATTGAAATCTCTGATACAGGCATCGGCATTGAAGTGGAGGATCAACAGGCCATTTTCGATCGCTTCTTCCGGGTGGAGAACCGGGTGCATACCCTGGAGGGCACGGGCTTGGGCTTGGCCATTGTCCGCAACATTGTGGACAAGCACCACAGCAAAATGCACCTGGTGAGCGAGGTGGGGGTGGGCACCACGTTTTGGATGGATTTGGAACAATACCCCTCCGATGAAACCCCCATCTGCGGCTCCCCATCAGGGCGCATTTCCGTGGTTTAG
- a CDS encoding NAD(P)H-binding protein, translating to MKAFVAGATGGTGRCIVQELVQRQIPVRALVRDRVAAQSLLPPEVELVEGDVGDPVRLAAAIADCTVVLCATGAKPSLDPTGPMRVDYWGVQNLAQAASQQDIQQFVLVSSLCVSRLFHPLNLFWLILLWKLQGENALRHSGVPYTIVRPGGLLNDDKPGHVVMEPADTLFEGSIPRRQVAQVCVEALTCPAARSKVVEVVTRPEAPAPAWDQLFARC from the coding sequence ATGAAAGCATTTGTGGCAGGGGCTACGGGGGGCACTGGGCGCTGCATCGTCCAAGAATTGGTTCAACGTCAGATTCCGGTGCGGGCCTTGGTGCGCGATCGCGTCGCCGCCCAATCGTTATTGCCCCCGGAGGTGGAGCTAGTGGAGGGGGATGTGGGGGATCCGGTGCGGTTGGCGGCGGCGATCGCGGACTGTACCGTGGTCCTCTGTGCCACTGGGGCCAAGCCTAGCCTCGATCCCACGGGGCCGATGCGGGTGGACTATTGGGGGGTGCAGAACCTGGCCCAGGCCGCTAGCCAGCAGGATATCCAGCAGTTTGTGTTGGTGTCCTCCCTCTGTGTGTCCCGTTTGTTCCATCCCCTCAATCTCTTTTGGCTGATTTTGCTCTGGAAACTCCAGGGGGAAAATGCCCTGCGCCACAGTGGGGTACCCTACACCATCGTTCGCCCTGGGGGACTGCTCAACGACGACAAACCGGGCCATGTGGTCATGGAACCGGCGGATACCCTCTTTGAGGGCAGCATTCCCCGCCGCCAGGTGGCCCAGGTCTGTGTGGAAGCCCTTACCTGCCCTGCGGCCCGTTCCAAGGTGGTGGAGGTGGTCACCCGCCCCGAAGCCCCCGCCCCCGCCTGGGATCAACTGTTTGCCCGTTGTTAA
- a CDS encoding DUF1997 domain-containing protein, with the protein MPPVPGFEPSGSESLALPPPSDGSSNLGVEVENPVLASENQDPASPTPQRTPDNPANPEIHFHSHFVGVMAMYGETNTIADYLDIHRDWFCRCAQPMPVELVDTNSYALSLGRFGALGHALEPKICLELLPSDAQGVYRIVTVPMADYDQQGYEVDFNANLHLVETPIDPDLGTQLSLLHMTEAQWVLDLKVTIHLPRFLQALPLKLIEQTGDRVLQQIVGQISHRLTRKVQEDFHGSRQLPLPPAV; encoded by the coding sequence TTGCCACCAGTCCCAGGGTTTGAGCCATCCGGTTCCGAGTCCCTGGCGTTGCCCCCCCCCAGCGACGGGTCTTCCAACCTGGGGGTGGAGGTGGAAAACCCGGTGCTGGCCTCGGAAAACCAGGATCCCGCCAGCCCTACCCCCCAGAGAACCCCAGACAACCCCGCCAACCCCGAAATCCACTTCCACAGCCATTTTGTCGGGGTTATGGCCATGTATGGGGAGACCAACACGATCGCTGACTATCTGGATATCCACCGGGACTGGTTTTGTCGCTGTGCCCAGCCCATGCCCGTGGAATTGGTGGATACCAACAGCTATGCCCTCAGTTTGGGGCGTTTTGGAGCCTTGGGCCATGCCCTGGAACCGAAGATTTGCCTGGAGCTATTACCCTCCGATGCCCAGGGCGTTTACCGCATTGTGACCGTGCCCATGGCGGACTACGATCAGCAGGGCTATGAGGTGGACTTTAATGCCAACCTGCATTTGGTGGAAACGCCGATCGATCCCGATCTCGGCACCCAGCTTTCCCTCCTCCACATGACGGAAGCCCAATGGGTGTTAGACCTCAAGGTGACCATTCATTTGCCCCGCTTTTTACAAGCCTTGCCCCTGAAGCTGATTGAACAGACGGGCGATCGGGTGCTGCAACAAATTGTGGGCCAAATTTCCCACCGCCTGACCCGGAAAGTCCAGGAAGACTTCCACGGATCGCGCCAGCTACCCTTGCCCCCTGCGGTTTAG
- a CDS encoding ABC transporter substrate-binding protein: MNQFNPSPPAPKAASASRFVVPWPGAWFQRWQRFWLVMLGCCLLVVSCQGSDPSTVAPGETGVDAARITLGTTSKIRTLDPADSYEIISGNLLYNLGDRLYTNKPGTTDLEPQLATALPTISADGLTYTIPLREGVSFHDGTAFNAEAMAFSLQRFMDNGGQPSFLLTNVVESVAASAEFELTITLKSPFAAFPSLLSFAGLCAVSPTAYAKAQEFQPDTFVGTGPYRLVEVTTDGVKIDRVEDYWGTPAQNPGVNLQIFSSAANLFNALRTGSVDLAYQSLDPEQVKTLQEEATAGSLQVASSEGNGIHYLSVNVLSAPLDQLPVRQALAAAVDRQILSDRVFQGQVQPLYSLVPSSLSASVPAFQDRYGDSNPTLALDLLKQAGFSAENPAQIDFWYRSNISSNVLAATTLKAIIEDRLGGALVLNLQGVESATAYENLDKGAYPLFLLDWVPDFLDADNYLEPFLTCSEGSATTGCVAGASQYQGSFYYNDRVNQLISQQRQELDPAQRQAQLTEIQTIVATDVPFIPLWSNREFLFGQSSVQNMTLEPTQQVPFSPLQKQG, from the coding sequence ATGAACCAGTTTAATCCCTCCCCTCCCGCCCCCAAGGCTGCATCTGCCTCGCGGTTTGTTGTGCCTTGGCCTGGGGCGTGGTTCCAGCGTTGGCAACGGTTTTGGCTTGTGATGCTGGGGTGTTGTCTCTTGGTGGTTTCCTGCCAAGGGTCTGACCCCTCAACCGTTGCTCCCGGCGAGACTGGGGTGGATGCCGCCCGGATTACCCTAGGCACCACCAGTAAGATCCGCACCCTGGATCCTGCGGATTCCTACGAAATTATCTCCGGTAACCTGCTGTATAACCTGGGAGATCGCCTCTACACCAACAAACCGGGTACCACCGATCTGGAACCCCAACTGGCCACGGCTCTCCCCACCATTAGCGCCGATGGTCTCACCTACACCATTCCCCTACGGGAAGGGGTCAGCTTCCACGATGGCACCGCCTTCAACGCCGAGGCCATGGCCTTTTCCCTCCAGCGCTTCATGGACAATGGAGGACAGCCTTCGTTTTTGTTGACCAACGTGGTGGAGTCGGTGGCGGCTAGCGCTGAGTTTGAACTGACCATCACCCTGAAATCCCCCTTTGCCGCCTTCCCGTCCCTCCTCTCCTTTGCGGGTCTCTGTGCAGTCTCTCCCACCGCCTATGCCAAGGCCCAGGAGTTTCAGCCCGATACCTTTGTGGGTACCGGTCCCTATCGTTTGGTGGAAGTGACCACGGACGGGGTGAAGATCGATCGCGTTGAAGACTATTGGGGGACACCGGCCCAGAATCCTGGGGTCAATCTGCAAATCTTCTCCAGTGCCGCCAACCTCTTCAATGCGCTGCGCACCGGATCGGTGGATCTGGCCTACCAAAGCTTGGATCCCGAACAGGTCAAGACCCTCCAGGAAGAGGCCACAGCGGGCAGCCTCCAGGTGGCTTCCAGCGAAGGCAACGGCATCCACTACCTGAGCGTCAATGTCCTCAGCGCCCCCCTGGATCAACTGCCGGTGCGCCAAGCCCTGGCGGCGGCGGTGGATCGTCAGATTTTGAGCGATCGGGTTTTCCAGGGCCAAGTCCAGCCCCTCTATAGCTTGGTGCCCTCCAGCCTCTCCGCCTCGGTGCCCGCCTTCCAGGATCGCTACGGCGACAGCAACCCCACCCTGGCCCTAGACCTGCTGAAACAGGCTGGCTTCTCCGCCGAAAACCCGGCCCAAATCGATTTTTGGTATCGCTCCAACATCAGCAGTAACGTCTTAGCGGCCACCACCTTAAAGGCCATCATTGAAGATCGCCTGGGGGGTGCCCTGGTGCTCAATCTCCAGGGGGTGGAGTCGGCCACGGCCTATGAAAACCTGGATAAGGGAGCCTATCCCCTGTTTCTCTTGGACTGGGTACCGGATTTCCTCGATGCCGACAACTATTTGGAGCCGTTTTTGACCTGTAGCGAGGGTTCGGCCACGACGGGCTGTGTGGCGGGAGCCAGTCAATACCAGGGATCCTTTTATTACAACGATCGCGTCAACCAACTGATTAGCCAACAGCGCCAGGAACTGGATCCGGCCCAACGCCAAGCCCAACTCACGGAAATCCAAACCATTGTGGCCACCGATGTGCCCTTTATTCCCCTGTGGTCCAACCGGGAATTCCTTTTTGGGCAGTCCTCGGTGCAAAACATGACCCTGGAACCGACCCAGCAGGTGCCTTTCTCCCCCTTGCAAAAACAGGGCTAA
- a CDS encoding pentapeptide repeat-containing protein: protein MKLSLSLAFALIPWIWATPALGDPSPALLHQYQAIQQLQDTGACAACDLSGTDLQGFHLIGSDLRYANLQGTNLADANLEGADLTGANLTGAILDRATLSNALLNEAILDSASLVEVQMYHAEVKNTSFQDVNLQQAQVYGTEIFVGGD from the coding sequence ATGAAACTCAGTCTATCCCTTGCTTTTGCCCTAATTCCCTGGATTTGGGCGACCCCAGCCCTGGGGGACCCATCCCCCGCCCTGCTGCACCAATATCAAGCCATTCAACAGCTCCAAGACACCGGAGCCTGTGCTGCCTGCGATCTATCCGGCACGGATTTGCAAGGCTTTCATTTAATTGGATCCGACCTGCGCTATGCCAACTTACAGGGCACCAACCTGGCGGATGCCAACCTGGAGGGGGCAGACTTAACGGGGGCTAACCTAACCGGGGCGATCCTCGATCGAGCCACCCTGTCCAATGCCCTCTTAAACGAAGCCATCTTGGATTCTGCCAGTTTAGTCGAGGTGCAGATGTACCATGCTGAAGTCAAAAACACCTCTTTCCAGGATGTCAATCTTCAGCAGGCCCAGGTTTACGGGACAGAAATCTTTGTGGGAGGCGATTAG